In Neisseria brasiliensis, the following proteins share a genomic window:
- a CDS encoding IS5 family transposase (programmed frameshift) — protein sequence MARTAITDNIWEQLQTTMKAHGCHQWKNDRTVMEAILWKLRTGAPWRDIPIELGSWKTAYNRFNRWSKKGLWQKFFFDLRKEIDKEWVFIDGSYVRCHQHASGARRGFDRAIGQSRGGNTTKIHLCVDSHGNPLDFKVTGGNVHDSQVANDLIEVIQEAQYFIADKGYDSQEIRDKAIEHGMKAIIPKRKNAKKTNPDFDSYLYKLRHLVENAFARLKQFRSIATRYEKLARNFKSMLYLACSIIHAKLN from the exons ATGGCGAGAACCGCAATAACTGACAACATATGGGAACAATTACAAACAACCATGAAAGCGCACGGCTGTCATCAATGGAAGAACGACCGTACCGTGATGGAAGCCATACTATGGAAGCTAAGAACAGGTGCACCATGGCGAGACATACCTATTGAGCTAGGGTCATGGAAAACCGCTTATAACCGCTTTAACCGATGGTCTAAAAAAGGCTTGTGGCAGA AATTTTTTTTTGATCTACGAAAAGAAATTGACAAAGAATGGGTATTCATCGACGGAAGTTATGTACGGTGTCATCAACATGCAAGTGGAGCTCGGCGTGGTTTCGATAGAGCAATTGGACAAAGCCGTGGCGGAAACACGACAAAAATACACCTATGTGTGGACTCGCATGGAAATCCGCTCGATTTTAAAGTCACTGGGGGTAACGTGCACGACAGTCAAGTTGCAAACGACTTGATAGAAGTCATACAAGAAGCCCAGTATTTTATCGCTGACAAAGGGTATGACTCGCAAGAAATCAGAGATAAAGCGATAGAACACGGTATGAAAGCTATTATACCAAAGCGTAAAAATGCCAAGAAAACTAACCCTGATTTTGATAGCTACCTTTATAAATTACGCCACTTAGTCGAGAATGCATTTGCACGATTAAAGCAGTTTCGTAGTATTGCTACTCGCTATGAGAAATTAGCTCGTAATTTTAAATCGATGCTTTACTTGGCTTGCTCTATTATTCATGCTAAGTTAAATTGA
- the rmuC gene encoding DNA recombination protein RmuC: MSDFSLYLIATALAALLLGALMAWLFTRHAAQAQQFALRQQLAERTQQHEFATQALTHTEAELADSRREIQDLHTETQELHSRFAAACQQIEYLQQREDEAGRLKQDYQDLQQTVQNLQIRNERLYTQIEQERQAADDKLLLLTEARQSLSDQFHNLANQILEEKSRRFTEQNREHLDQLLHPLNERIHGFSELVQNTYEKEARERLTLENELKRLQSLNAQLHHDAKALTDALTGTQNKTQGNWGEMILETVLENSGLQKGREYIIQAATTRTEEDGSTRRLQPDVLINLPDNKQIVIDAKVSLTAYTRYVQAQQPEEAARELAAHTASIRTHIKALSRKDYTDLEGVNTLDFVFMFIPVEPAYLLALQHDGNLFQECFDKRIMLVGPSTLLATLRTVANIWRNEQQNQNALAIAEEGGKLYDKFVGFVTTLDGVGKNLEQAKNQFQTAYKQLTEGRGNLVNRAEKLRLLGVKAGKQLDKRLVDNAQDNLLGE; encoded by the coding sequence ATGTCCGATTTCAGCCTTTATCTGATTGCCACCGCGCTGGCCGCTTTATTGCTAGGCGCGCTGATGGCATGGCTTTTTACCCGTCATGCCGCGCAAGCGCAGCAGTTTGCGCTGCGCCAACAGCTTGCCGAACGCACGCAGCAGCATGAGTTTGCCACGCAAGCGCTTACCCACACCGAAGCCGAACTGGCCGACAGCCGCCGCGAAATTCAAGATTTGCACACTGAAACCCAAGAGCTGCACAGCCGCTTTGCCGCCGCCTGCCAGCAAATCGAATATTTGCAGCAGCGCGAAGACGAAGCAGGCCGTCTGAAGCAGGATTATCAGGATTTGCAGCAAACCGTGCAAAACCTGCAAATCCGCAATGAGCGGCTCTACACCCAAATCGAGCAGGAACGCCAAGCCGCCGACGACAAGCTTCTGCTGCTGACCGAAGCGCGCCAAAGCCTGAGCGATCAGTTTCACAACCTTGCCAACCAAATTCTGGAAGAAAAAAGCCGCCGCTTTACCGAGCAAAACCGCGAGCATTTAGACCAACTGCTGCACCCGCTTAATGAGCGCATCCACGGCTTCAGCGAGCTGGTGCAAAACACCTACGAAAAAGAAGCTCGCGAGCGCCTGACCCTGGAAAACGAGCTTAAACGTTTGCAAAGCCTCAATGCCCAGCTTCACCACGATGCCAAAGCCCTGACCGACGCGCTCACCGGAACGCAAAACAAAACGCAGGGCAACTGGGGCGAAATGATTTTGGAAACGGTGCTGGAAAATTCCGGTCTGCAAAAAGGGCGCGAATACATCATCCAAGCCGCCACCACACGCACAGAAGAAGACGGCAGCACCCGCCGCCTGCAGCCCGATGTGTTAATCAATCTGCCCGACAACAAACAAATCGTCATTGACGCCAAAGTCTCGCTCACCGCCTACACGCGCTATGTGCAGGCGCAGCAGCCCGAGGAAGCCGCACGCGAACTGGCCGCCCACACCGCCAGCATCCGCACCCACATCAAAGCCTTGTCGCGCAAGGATTACACCGATTTGGAAGGCGTGAACACGCTGGATTTTGTGTTTATGTTTATCCCGGTCGAACCGGCCTACCTGCTCGCGCTGCAACATGATGGTAATTTGTTTCAAGAATGCTTCGACAAACGCATCATGCTGGTCGGCCCCAGCACCCTGCTCGCCACCTTACGCACCGTCGCCAATATCTGGCGCAACGAACAGCAAAACCAAAACGCGCTGGCGATTGCCGAAGAAGGCGGCAAGCTGTATGACAAATTTGTCGGCTTTGTTACCACTTTAGACGGTGTGGGCAAAAACCTCGAGCAAGCGAAAAACCAATTTCAGACGGCCTACAAACAGCTCACCGAAGGCCGCGGCAACTTGGTCAACCGCGCCGAGAAATTGCGTCTGCTCGGTGTGAAAGCAGGCAAGCAGTTGGATAAACGCTTGGTGGACAATGCGCAGGATAATTTGCTGGGAGAGTAA
- the ppk2 gene encoding polyphosphate kinase 2 → MTETQLQPFEEVKTDVAEDKLEVFEKTVLEYEGQVTSEDSNSAPLPESYPYRQRMRRAVYEREKKKLQIELLKVQSWVKESGQRIVCLFEGRDAAGKGGTIKRFMEHLNPRGARVVALEKPTTTERGQWYFQRYITNLPTAGEIVFFDRSWYNRAGVERVMGFCEPNEYLLFMRQAPEFERMLVASGIHLFKFWFSVSREEQLRRFISRRDDPLKHWKLSPVDIQSLDRWDDYTEAKDAMFFHTHTGDAPWTIIRSDDKKRARLNCIRHFLHSLDYPGKDEKAIGKVDDKIILSPNVRYQQQQIEIGHD, encoded by the coding sequence ATGACAGAAACACAATTGCAACCTTTTGAAGAAGTCAAAACCGATGTAGCGGAAGATAAATTGGAAGTTTTTGAGAAAACCGTATTGGAATACGAAGGCCAAGTGACCTCAGAAGATTCCAATTCCGCGCCTTTGCCGGAAAGCTATCCTTACCGCCAACGCATGCGCCGTGCCGTGTATGAGCGCGAAAAGAAAAAGCTGCAAATCGAATTGCTGAAAGTGCAAAGCTGGGTCAAAGAATCCGGCCAGCGCATTGTCTGCCTGTTTGAAGGCCGTGATGCCGCAGGTAAGGGCGGCACCATCAAACGCTTTATGGAACACTTAAATCCGCGTGGCGCACGTGTGGTGGCTTTGGAAAAACCAACTACCACCGAACGCGGCCAATGGTATTTCCAGCGTTACATCACCAACCTGCCGACTGCCGGTGAAATTGTTTTTTTCGACCGCTCATGGTACAACCGCGCCGGTGTCGAGCGGGTGATGGGCTTTTGCGAGCCAAACGAATATCTGCTGTTTATGCGCCAAGCGCCTGAATTCGAGCGCATGCTGGTGGCCAGTGGGATCCATTTGTTTAAGTTTTGGTTCTCCGTGAGCCGCGAAGAACAATTGCGCCGCTTCATTTCCCGCCGCGATGACCCACTGAAACACTGGAAACTCTCACCGGTGGACATCCAATCGCTCGACCGTTGGGACGACTACACCGAAGCCAAAGACGCCATGTTCTTCCACACGCACACCGGTGATGCGCCATGGACGATTATCCGTTCCGACGACAAAAAACGCGCGCGTCTGAACTGTATCCGCCATTTCTTGCACAGCTTGGATTATCCGGGCAAAGATGAAAAAGCCATCGGCAAAGTTGACGACAAAATCATCTTGTCGCCTAATGTGCGCTACCAACAACAGCAAATTGAAATCGGTCACGATTAA
- a CDS encoding bifunctional chorismate-binding protein/class IV aminotransferase, translated as MSFFALLDDAVSGRAKLYQNHQQSHFLSAHQLDTLDDILQQGWQNGWFALLCADYAFGLPLLNLPAEHSGCLAVHWFANCEAVDAPAWLDTHSDGLFCGISTPQNNVSKTDYLHAISEIHEAIRRGDTYQINYTTRLHFDTYGNPIDLYRRLRQPVPYAALCHLPDSDGLDMWTLCFSPELFLNIASDGLITTEPMKGTAPILNDGHDAQRAAELRNDPKNRAENIMIVDLLRNDLGKIAQTGSVCVPEPFKVSQFGSVWQMTSAIEAQAQPHTRAADIFHAAFPCGSITGAPKRMSMSLINQLETAPRGLYTGSIGFLNPCGSGLGFEGVLNVVIRTLTLRPSENQTSAANFHAEYGVGSGIVIDSQAEAEWAECGWKARFLTDLRPDFGIFETLRIEQNQCALLARHLGRLNASAQALNLPLNADFAAQIHDYLAQMPSETQRLKIALLPENKGELVFTHAPLAELAGRQSVIISDDVLPNRDALRRFKTTRRECFDHAWQHAAEQGAFDALFFNSDGLLLEGGRSNVFIKIDGEWHTPALDLSILNGVMRQEVLDHPQQYLHTDKVLESHITRDMLHRAERICLSNALRGVFDVDLT; from the coding sequence ATGTCTTTTTTCGCACTTCTCGACGATGCCGTTTCCGGTCGGGCAAAACTCTATCAAAATCATCAACAAAGCCATTTTTTATCCGCGCACCAGCTCGATACGCTGGATGATATTTTGCAGCAAGGTTGGCAAAACGGCTGGTTTGCGCTGTTGTGTGCAGACTACGCTTTCGGCTTGCCATTATTAAACCTGCCTGCCGAACACAGCGGCTGCTTAGCCGTGCATTGGTTTGCCAACTGCGAAGCGGTAGATGCACCAGCATGGCTCGACACGCATTCAGACGGCCTATTCTGCGGCATCAGCACGCCGCAAAATAATGTTTCTAAAACCGATTATCTGCACGCCATCAGCGAGATTCACGAAGCCATCCGCCGTGGCGACACTTATCAAATCAACTATACCACCCGCCTGCATTTCGACACCTACGGCAACCCGATTGACTTATACCGCCGCTTGCGTCAGCCCGTGCCTTATGCCGCCTTATGCCACCTGCCCGATTCAGACGGCCTCGATATGTGGACTTTGTGTTTTTCGCCCGAGCTTTTTCTCAACATCGCTTCAGACGGCCTCATCACCACCGAACCGATGAAAGGCACGGCGCCGATTTTAAACGACGGCCACGATGCGCAACGCGCCGCCGAATTACGCAACGACCCAAAAAACCGCGCTGAAAACATCATGATTGTCGATTTATTGCGCAACGATTTGGGCAAAATCGCACAAACCGGCTCCGTGTGTGTACCGGAGCCGTTCAAGGTATCGCAGTTTGGCAGCGTGTGGCAGATGACCAGCGCGATTGAAGCACAAGCGCAGCCGCACACCCGCGCCGCCGATATTTTCCACGCTGCCTTTCCCTGCGGCTCGATTACCGGTGCGCCCAAACGCATGAGCATGAGTCTCATCAATCAGCTTGAAACCGCACCACGCGGCTTATACACCGGCAGCATCGGTTTTCTCAATCCTTGCGGCAGCGGCTTGGGCTTTGAAGGCGTGTTGAACGTAGTGATCCGCACATTGACACTCAGGCCGTCTGAAAATCAAACATCCGCTGCTAATTTTCACGCCGAATACGGTGTCGGCTCGGGGATTGTCATCGACAGCCAAGCCGAAGCGGAATGGGCGGAATGCGGCTGGAAAGCGCGTTTTCTCACCGATTTGCGGCCGGATTTCGGTATTTTTGAAACACTGCGCATCGAGCAAAACCAATGCGCTTTATTGGCACGGCATTTAGGCCGTCTGAATGCATCGGCGCAAGCCTTGAATCTGCCTTTAAATGCGGATTTTGCCGCACAAATCCATGATTATCTGGCGCAGATGCCGTCTGAAACGCAGCGTTTGAAAATCGCGCTACTGCCTGAAAACAAGGGCGAACTGGTGTTTACGCACGCGCCATTGGCCGAACTGGCCGGCAGGCAGTCGGTCATCATCAGCGATGATGTTTTACCAAATCGCGATGCCCTGCGCCGCTTCAAAACCACCCGCCGCGAGTGTTTCGACCACGCATGGCAACACGCTGCCGAACAAGGCGCATTTGATGCACTGTTTTTCAATTCAGACGGCCTGTTGCTCGAAGGTGGCCGCAGCAATGTGTTTATCAAAATCGACGGCGAGTGGCATACCCCTGCTTTGGATTTATCTATTCTCAACGGCGTGATGCGACAGGAAGTGTTAGACCATCCGCAGCAGTATCTGCACACGGACAAAGTGCTTGAGAGCCACATCACGCGCGATATGCTGCACCGCGCCGAAAGAATTTGCTTGAGCAATGCTTTACGTGGTGTGTTTGACGTGGATTTAACATAA
- a CDS encoding LacI family DNA-binding transcriptional regulator: MATIYDVAVRAGVSPKTVSRVINGDAPVSDKTRAKVETAIAALGYIPSSAARVMRSSRSGIVGLITGAISRVGEANRIHGLPDVFLMKGIQQSIRAQGKTLMIADIDNRADIEPLIRTFMEHRAEGILYVAQYHQEVVLPDVSHACPIVLVNCFDKIGTPSVLPDDEQGRYDLVRQIIRHGHSRIAYVTLQPGIEATPLRVAGYRRALADAGIAFDADLVQTGYADFDYDSAPLVAAIVKLLALPQPPTVICCGNDEMAVRVYGILRTRGLRVAVVRIS, translated from the coding sequence CGGTCAGCCGGGTGATTAACGGTGATGCGCCGGTCAGCGACAAAACGCGTGCCAAAGTGGAAACGGCCATTGCGGCCTTGGGTTACATCCCGTCATCAGCGGCCAGAGTGATGCGCTCCAGCCGTTCGGGGATTGTGGGGCTGATTACCGGCGCGATTTCGCGGGTGGGTGAGGCTAACCGCATTCATGGTTTGCCCGATGTGTTTTTGATGAAAGGCATTCAGCAAAGCATACGGGCACAAGGCAAAACCTTGATGATTGCTGACATCGACAACCGAGCCGATATTGAACCTTTAATCCGTACCTTTATGGAACACCGCGCCGAAGGCATTTTGTATGTGGCGCAATATCATCAGGAAGTGGTGCTGCCCGATGTCAGCCATGCCTGCCCGATTGTGTTGGTGAATTGCTTCGATAAAATCGGCACGCCGTCGGTTTTGCCTGATGATGAACAAGGACGATATGATTTGGTGCGCCAGATCATCCGCCACGGGCACAGCCGTATTGCGTATGTGACCTTGCAGCCGGGTATTGAAGCCACACCTTTGCGTGTGGCCGGCTACCGCCGCGCTTTGGCCGATGCCGGTATCGCGTTTGATGCCGATTTGGTGCAGACCGGCTATGCCGATTTTGATTATGACAGTGCGCCTTTGGTGGCGGCGATTGTGAAATTATTGGCGTTGCCGCAGCCGCCGACGGTGATTTGCTGCGGCAATGATGAAATGGCGGTGCGGGTGTACGGTATTCTGCGTACGCGCGGTTTGCGGGTCGCCGTCGTCCGTATTTCTTGA